A genomic stretch from Bifidobacterium sp. ESL0769 includes:
- a CDS encoding ABC transporter permease, with protein sequence MSASVMGFSPYDNPYCNQSVPRPPVNTTSKKSGILLFIAIRMELRKLKGSSFWWMAAGMALLTSAWSGTAFMKRAGGNPALRTVLLADNEPYTFISLMAPILAALLTSRLAVMETGERMNLKWLSLGQSEVMRFLAKFVIAGLALATCFIVPLVWIPLAAKAKGFSFAGSFTTLLAVPSLVALFASLAVTAVQLLISMVIGKQAVGLGVGIIAGLIGSGLIPMGKPQFGWLFPAGISSAADPFVSKPMANGYANVTMVGNPWICVVASLVACAVWMVVSVLMIKAKESRR encoded by the coding sequence ATGAGTGCCAGCGTGATGGGATTTAGCCCATACGACAATCCGTATTGCAATCAATCGGTTCCGAGGCCTCCTGTAAACACAACCAGCAAGAAAAGCGGCATACTCTTATTCATCGCAATCCGCATGGAATTACGCAAGCTTAAAGGGTCATCGTTCTGGTGGATGGCGGCGGGCATGGCATTGCTGACCTCCGCATGGTCGGGAACGGCGTTCATGAAACGAGCTGGCGGCAACCCTGCGCTTCGTACCGTTTTGCTCGCCGACAACGAACCATACACCTTCATCAGCTTGATGGCTCCGATTCTGGCCGCGCTGCTGACCAGTCGCCTGGCAGTGATGGAAACGGGAGAGCGGATGAACCTCAAATGGCTGTCATTGGGCCAATCAGAAGTGATGAGGTTCCTTGCCAAGTTCGTGATTGCGGGGCTGGCGCTCGCGACGTGCTTCATTGTTCCTTTGGTGTGGATTCCATTGGCTGCAAAGGCGAAAGGTTTCAGCTTTGCCGGAAGTTTTACGACGCTTCTGGCGGTGCCGTCACTGGTTGCATTATTCGCTTCATTGGCGGTTACGGCTGTCCAATTGCTGATTTCCATGGTCATCGGCAAGCAGGCCGTGGGTCTTGGTGTTGGCATCATTGCAGGTTTGATTGGTTCAGGACTAATCCCAATGGGCAAGCCGCAGTTTGGCTGGCTGTTTCCCGCCGGCATCAGTTCGGCCGCCGATCCTTTCGTGAGCAAGCCAATGGCAAACGGATATGCCAACGTGACGATGGTCGGCAATCCATGGATTTGCGTGGTGGCCAGCCTTGTCGCTTGTGCGGTTTGGATGGTCGTTTCGGTGTTAATGATCAAAGCGAAGGAGTCAAGGCGATGA
- a CDS encoding TIGR00730 family Rossman fold protein — protein MGETDNTVGANSGQVAGNGDGENDDKGVIGSAVSNVGNTSNQVDSAGDIRSWETHRSGSVLMRGSMIPEQTPDQALLSFQGDDNEGDDNIDTDGSNGSSENDVASENAGTGQIVNGRASGTAGRVSKAHGGKDWRHGDPWRVLRIQSEFVEGFDALADLGRALCVFGSARVKEEEPEYHQAMRMGEMAAQNGITVITGGGPGIMEAANRGAAEAGGVSVGLGIELPHEEGLNQWVNLGMNFRYFFVRKMMFVKYSSALIVCPGGFGTLDEMFEILTLVQTGKTSPKPVVLFDTQYWKGLFDWVQGPMLDRGLISKEDLKKVQFTDDPEEAVRLAIGGMTK, from the coding sequence ATGGGCGAAACAGATAATACCGTAGGTGCGAACAGCGGACAGGTGGCCGGAAATGGTGACGGAGAAAATGACGACAAAGGCGTGATTGGTAGTGCGGTCAGCAATGTCGGGAATACCAGTAATCAGGTCGATTCTGCAGGAGACATTCGTTCGTGGGAGACTCACCGCAGCGGATCGGTGCTGATGCGCGGGTCGATGATTCCCGAGCAGACCCCGGACCAGGCGTTGCTTTCGTTCCAGGGCGACGACAACGAAGGCGACGACAACATCGATACAGATGGAAGCAACGGCTCGAGCGAGAACGATGTCGCATCTGAGAACGCTGGGACTGGTCAAATCGTTAACGGGAGAGCTTCTGGAACCGCCGGACGTGTGTCAAAAGCCCATGGCGGCAAGGATTGGCGGCATGGTGATCCTTGGCGCGTGCTGCGTATCCAATCTGAATTTGTGGAGGGCTTCGACGCGCTCGCGGACTTGGGGCGGGCACTGTGTGTGTTCGGCTCGGCACGGGTGAAAGAAGAGGAGCCGGAATACCATCAGGCCATGCGTATGGGCGAAATGGCCGCGCAAAACGGGATTACCGTCATCACCGGCGGCGGGCCCGGCATTATGGAGGCCGCGAACCGCGGGGCTGCCGAGGCCGGTGGAGTTTCGGTGGGGCTTGGCATCGAACTGCCTCACGAGGAAGGGCTCAATCAGTGGGTCAACCTCGGGATGAATTTCCGCTACTTCTTCGTGCGCAAGATGATGTTCGTCAAGTATTCCTCGGCGCTGATCGTCTGCCCGGGCGGGTTTGGCACGCTTGACGAGATGTTCGAGATTCTGACGCTGGTGCAGACCGGCAAGACCTCACCCAAGCCGGTGGTGCTGTTCGACACGCAGTATTGGAAGGGTCTGTTCGACTGGGTGCAGGGGCCGATGCTCGACCGCGGACTCATCTCGAAGGAAGATTTGAAAAAGGTTCAGTTCACCGATGATCCCGAGGAAGCCGTTCGGCTGGCAATCGGCGGAATGACGAAATAA
- a CDS encoding macrolide family glycosyltransferase encodes MCESENPVVGDEKLEAKQNARDKLLMACMPYQGHINPTLATVRALVADGWDVTYICDPRWEQQVRQSGATFVPYDYYSANPGKFEHTIQAPEKADNTVLRIGRESHFDAFLYEGLLVSGKALADKLGLPSIRLYSTFCYNRDILNRLAGASRGFHLTSVLRSEKFLRLMSSSTRRRGLMETKDFVSEMVDNPPTLTYTYTSRSFQIDGDSFPAERYRFIGPSLDGREDQKPSADLASVLERAGGKPIIYASLGTIFNTFLPFYRAVVGAFGGKDVTVILSAGHNFQRDKLGEIPDNIHIYKSVEQLSVLCKASVFLTHGGMNSVNEALYYGVPLVAVPMADDQPAVAARLAELGLGLSLDKRSISAQSLYDAATKVMSSKDTAERIKAMSRDMHEAGGNAQLVRDLDKLLAG; translated from the coding sequence ATGTGTGAATCGGAAAACCCTGTCGTAGGTGACGAAAAGTTGGAAGCGAAGCAGAATGCCCGCGACAAACTGCTGATGGCGTGCATGCCGTATCAGGGGCATATCAATCCGACGCTGGCTACCGTGCGTGCGCTGGTCGCCGATGGGTGGGATGTCACCTATATCTGTGACCCGCGATGGGAACAACAGGTTCGGCAATCCGGGGCGACGTTCGTGCCGTACGATTACTATTCCGCCAACCCCGGCAAGTTCGAACACACGATCCAGGCACCTGAAAAGGCCGATAATACGGTGTTGCGGATTGGCCGCGAGTCTCATTTCGATGCGTTTTTATACGAAGGTCTGTTGGTTTCCGGCAAGGCCTTGGCGGACAAGTTGGGGCTTCCGTCGATTCGTCTCTATTCGACGTTCTGCTACAACCGCGACATCCTCAACCGACTCGCCGGAGCGAGCAGAGGCTTCCACTTGACTTCGGTGCTGCGCAGCGAGAAGTTCCTACGCCTGATGTCGTCAAGCACGCGGCGCAGGGGATTGATGGAGACCAAGGATTTCGTCAGTGAGATGGTTGATAACCCGCCGACGCTGACTTACACGTATACTTCGCGTTCGTTCCAGATCGATGGAGATTCCTTCCCAGCCGAACGGTACCGGTTCATTGGCCCCTCGTTGGACGGGAGAGAAGACCAGAAGCCAAGCGCTGATTTGGCATCGGTACTGGAGCGAGCCGGAGGCAAGCCGATTATCTATGCTTCGCTAGGCACTATCTTCAATACGTTCCTGCCGTTCTATCGTGCTGTTGTCGGTGCGTTCGGCGGTAAGGATGTCACGGTTATCCTTTCTGCCGGCCATAATTTCCAGCGCGACAAACTCGGCGAGATCCCGGACAATATTCATATCTACAAATCGGTGGAACAGCTTTCCGTGTTGTGCAAGGCCTCGGTGTTTCTGACCCATGGTGGTATGAACAGCGTCAACGAAGCTCTATACTACGGAGTGCCGCTGGTGGCGGTACCGATGGCGGACGACCAGCCTGCGGTCGCCGCGAGGCTTGCGGAACTTGGCCTGGGCTTGAGCCTCGATAAGCGTTCGATTTCCGCACAATCGCTTTATGACGCCGCAACGAAAGTCATGTCCAGCAAGGATACCGCCGAACGTATCAAGGCGATGAGTCGTGACATGCACGAGGCTGGTGGCAATGCGCAACTTGTGAGAGATCTCGACAAACTACTGGCTGGCTAA
- a CDS encoding histidine kinase: MKSKVIRQIRHNGMDGTDRTGATNKTGGMKRQSMEGNDMSVAKLTDQMRQAWGRMNGAHVLAVLCALYETVIVTRLLLVPNIANPTLRSAMTASAWALPVFVLIVIVAVIGIWFCRRRPLSMLLLETALFLLVSVLYGSAFSYLSLPWAIALYFAVTGIESLPLRICALVAAGLLGSVSVALATVWRQDAGLTNFLYPFVLLYVVFVVSGVMVRSYRERRQSERALLNEQERGEKLTVQRDKAMKQSRIAAELHDSVGHDLTAIIALSEGLEGVSDKPEMNDAINMINDLARQGLTDTRTAVKALQPDSHANSDEDAGEENPQGAERNVGIAENARFQGSEADKAAEKFDIKRNENIGQDNGNRQNGDLSQESGTYKAFPLGRLHDWDDINPVLDHSRQIGITTVLTETGRRPQDPQQADLSFTITRESITNAIRHGQGVDRIVVSWDHDGQGGIAITVRDNGKPIDKSGQNGRGLSESGRENGKIEAKSGEYGDGTGLTRLKKGIEQVGGTFAAGPDTDGWTVKAYIPSLMGSANKQSQGGEQR; this comes from the coding sequence ATGAAATCCAAAGTTATACGCCAAATTCGCCATAATGGAATGGATGGCACGGATAGAACAGGAGCAACGAACAAAACGGGCGGAATGAAACGGCAGTCGATGGAAGGGAACGATATGAGTGTGGCGAAATTGACAGATCAAATGAGACAGGCTTGGGGCCGGATGAATGGTGCCCACGTCTTGGCCGTGCTCTGCGCCTTGTACGAGACCGTGATTGTGACTCGTCTGCTATTGGTTCCCAACATTGCGAATCCGACGTTGCGGTCGGCGATGACAGCTAGCGCATGGGCATTGCCGGTATTCGTCCTTATCGTCATCGTGGCGGTGATCGGGATATGGTTCTGCCGTCGTCGGCCGCTGAGTATGTTGTTGCTGGAAACGGCTTTGTTCCTGCTGGTTTCGGTACTTTACGGTTCGGCATTCAGCTATCTGTCGTTGCCATGGGCGATTGCCTTGTATTTTGCTGTGACGGGAATCGAGAGCCTGCCGTTGCGGATATGCGCGCTGGTTGCTGCTGGATTGCTGGGATCGGTCAGCGTGGCTTTGGCGACTGTCTGGCGCCAGGATGCCGGATTGACCAACTTTTTGTACCCATTCGTTCTGCTTTATGTCGTGTTTGTCGTTTCTGGGGTGATGGTGCGGAGCTATAGGGAGCGTCGCCAATCTGAGCGCGCATTGCTTAACGAGCAGGAACGTGGCGAAAAATTGACAGTCCAACGCGATAAGGCCATGAAGCAGTCGCGTATAGCAGCGGAACTCCACGACAGTGTCGGTCACGATTTGACCGCCATCATCGCCCTTTCCGAAGGCTTGGAAGGCGTGAGCGACAAGCCCGAAATGAACGATGCTATCAATATGATTAACGATTTGGCTAGGCAAGGGCTTACGGATACGAGAACCGCTGTAAAGGCGCTGCAGCCTGATAGTCATGCTAATAGTGACGAAGATGCGGGTGAGGAGAATCCTCAGGGTGCCGAACGGAATGTTGGAATTGCTGAAAATGCTCGGTTTCAAGGTTCCGAGGCCGATAAAGCCGCTGAAAAGTTTGATATTAAACGAAACGAAAATATTGGTCAGGATAACGGCAATAGGCAGAACGGCGATCTTAGCCAAGAAAGCGGCACTTATAAAGCGTTTCCCCTCGGTCGACTTCATGACTGGGATGATATCAATCCCGTTCTCGACCATTCCCGACAAATCGGCATCACTACGGTCTTGACGGAAACCGGACGTCGGCCGCAGGACCCGCAGCAGGCGGATTTGAGTTTTACAATCACTCGTGAATCCATTACCAACGCCATTCGGCATGGGCAGGGTGTCGATAGAATCGTTGTCTCCTGGGATCATGACGGGCAAGGCGGCATTGCCATTACCGTGCGGGATAATGGAAAACCAATTGATAAATCCGGCCAAAATGGAAGAGGTCTATCCGAATCTGGCAGAGAAAACGGCAAAATTGAGGCAAAGTCAGGCGAGTATGGCGACGGCACAGGATTGACGAGGCTTAAGAAAGGCATCGAACAGGTGGGCGGCACGTTTGCCGCTGGACCGGATACTGATGGTTGGACGGTGAAGGCGTACATCCCTTCGTTGATGGGTTCCGCCAACAAGCAATCGCAAGGTGGTGAACAGAGATGA
- a CDS encoding ABC transporter ATP-binding protein yields MMNVDGYGNHRQSGTQPKLAVATQNLVKTYGDFRAVDGLNLKVPMGGVYGLLGPNGAGKSTTMKLLLGLTSPTSGQMWMLGQQVGGKRGGNNRIQPGRIGSMIEGPSFYPGLSGLDNCRMVADYLGLPSCAATQVLVQVGLKGHEDKKAKDYSLGMKQRLGIAMALISRPELLLLDEPTNGLDAEAVVEVREMIMNLAASEGVTVIISSHILSEIEKMAPVVGIIASGRLLYQGSLDNLREQGHIDIRVSDPKSAADLLSQNGMAYRFIPQTGELQIPECADGRIAGLVSQMVNRNIAVYRVASERKSLEEAFLELVEGPQNQESQGEQNIRANQASMTMEYGSKTTQMAANIGNMSTMANRNVSGFRPYSSIGSMPVSGGAR; encoded by the coding sequence ATGATGAACGTCGATGGTTATGGGAATCATAGGCAATCTGGAACGCAGCCGAAACTGGCTGTGGCTACCCAGAACCTTGTGAAGACATACGGTGATTTCAGAGCGGTGGATGGACTGAATCTCAAAGTGCCGATGGGTGGTGTCTATGGCCTGCTTGGTCCCAACGGTGCTGGGAAGTCCACCACAATGAAACTGTTGTTGGGACTCACCTCGCCGACCTCCGGTCAGATGTGGATGTTGGGGCAGCAGGTTGGCGGCAAACGCGGCGGAAACAACCGTATCCAGCCGGGGCGCATCGGCTCGATGATCGAAGGTCCGAGCTTCTATCCCGGTCTGTCCGGTTTGGATAACTGCCGGATGGTCGCGGATTATCTTGGTTTGCCGTCTTGTGCAGCGACGCAAGTCTTGGTTCAGGTCGGTCTGAAAGGCCACGAGGACAAGAAGGCGAAGGACTATTCGTTGGGTATGAAGCAACGCTTGGGCATTGCGATGGCCCTGATTTCAAGGCCGGAGCTGTTGCTGCTCGACGAACCGACGAACGGCTTGGATGCCGAGGCTGTGGTTGAGGTCCGCGAGATGATTATGAATCTGGCGGCTTCTGAAGGAGTCACCGTCATCATCAGCAGTCACATCCTTTCCGAAATTGAGAAGATGGCGCCGGTGGTCGGCATCATCGCTTCCGGTCGTCTGCTGTATCAGGGCTCTTTGGACAATCTGCGTGAACAGGGACATATCGATATCCGTGTTTCCGATCCGAAAAGCGCTGCGGATTTGCTCAGCCAAAACGGTATGGCCTATCGATTTATACCGCAGACAGGCGAGTTGCAGATTCCGGAATGTGCGGATGGCCGGATTGCCGGTTTGGTCTCGCAAATGGTCAATAGAAATATTGCGGTCTATCGCGTTGCCTCCGAACGTAAAAGTCTCGAAGAAGCGTTTCTTGAGTTGGTGGAAGGTCCGCAAAATCAGGAATCGCAAGGTGAACAGAACATTCGTGCCAATCAAGCATCGATGACGATGGAATACGGAAGCAAAACAACCCAGATGGCAGCGAATATCGGCAATATGTCAACTATGGCGAATCGGAATGTTTCTGGATTCCGGCCATATTCCAGCATTGGTTCGATGCCGGTTTCGGGAGGTGCGCGATGA
- a CDS encoding ABC transporter permease, with the protein MNGNAIMNKPMTVNGPRNNVQNTLNVAPTRFTNDNQVTKHLSRPSVTAALHWEIRKAGNLWYWIATVLFDLIGMFNGWSQYVDYRKDFEAQSVTWAAVWGQAILLPSMVFMPILVAAFASQIESNEHVGRNWQRLNASGTASTAIAGKMLHGLLASLLTVAVFETEFLVVGKVILGFSLREVGPFLLRGVPMTLAVWAIMTLTQAISAKFESFAGTMSVVLVLTLFGCVLSLIVPSLTLAYPFSLVTGASAARDLGNIALVGSIMTATLMAAFWVVVGGIIFRRLTRKAV; encoded by the coding sequence ATGAACGGGAATGCGATAATGAACAAGCCAATGACCGTGAACGGGCCGAGGAATAACGTTCAAAATACTCTCAATGTGGCTCCTACGAGATTTACCAACGACAACCAAGTAACAAAGCATCTATCCAGACCATCCGTAACCGCGGCGCTTCATTGGGAGATTCGTAAGGCGGGAAACTTATGGTACTGGATTGCGACGGTGCTCTTTGACCTTATCGGTATGTTCAATGGGTGGAGCCAGTATGTCGACTATCGCAAGGATTTTGAAGCCCAAAGCGTGACATGGGCGGCGGTCTGGGGCCAGGCCATCCTGTTGCCGAGTATGGTGTTCATGCCGATTTTGGTCGCGGCGTTCGCCTCTCAGATTGAATCCAACGAACACGTCGGCCGCAACTGGCAGCGTCTCAACGCCAGCGGCACGGCGTCGACGGCGATTGCTGGCAAGATGCTGCATGGCTTGTTGGCCTCGCTGCTGACCGTCGCGGTTTTCGAGACCGAATTCCTTGTAGTCGGCAAGGTGATACTTGGTTTCAGCTTGCGTGAGGTCGGCCCATTCCTGCTTCGTGGCGTTCCGATGACCCTCGCGGTCTGGGCGATCATGACCTTGACCCAGGCGATCTCGGCGAAATTCGAATCTTTTGCCGGCACCATGAGTGTGGTTTTGGTGCTCACCTTGTTCGGATGCGTGCTTTCGCTTATTGTTCCGTCGTTGACGCTGGCTTATCCCTTCTCGCTGGTCACCGGCGCTTCGGCCGCCCGTGATCTTGGCAATATCGCGTTGGTCGGCTCCATCATGACGGCAACGCTGATGGCCGCGTTCTGGGTCGTTGTCGGCGGGATAATTTTCCGCAGGCTCACGCGTAAGGCCGTCTGA
- a CDS encoding methyltransferase has protein sequence MNKTTYTNMAKVWEMAETHALSLESDVLRKARADAEKAKLPQSSAAQANLLRFITRTLNATSIISVGTGSIVEAMQLVEGLGGAGQLTAVDSSARGITMIRSLFADISDSVDNRTTLRAVNTSPTVFLPRLNAGTYDLIVVSGVASNYVPSFVEAANLLKVGGRIIFTDMSGLAYPRDGKAEAMRALLTNVEDDERFEQALTPTGTGMLIAVKR, from the coding sequence ATGAACAAAACGACATACACGAATATGGCCAAGGTTTGGGAAATGGCGGAGACCCATGCGCTGAGCCTCGAAAGCGACGTGCTACGCAAGGCCCGCGCCGACGCCGAAAAAGCCAAACTTCCGCAAAGCTCTGCGGCACAGGCCAATCTGCTGCGTTTCATCACCCGCACACTCAACGCGACCTCCATCATCAGCGTCGGCACGGGCTCGATCGTTGAAGCAATGCAATTGGTTGAAGGCCTGGGCGGCGCCGGGCAGCTGACGGCCGTGGATTCCTCAGCTCGTGGCATCACGATGATCCGCAGCCTTTTCGCCGATATTTCCGATTCTGTCGACAACCGCACCACGCTTCGCGCCGTCAACACCTCCCCGACCGTTTTCCTGCCGCGACTGAACGCTGGCACCTACGACCTCATCGTCGTCTCCGGCGTCGCCTCGAACTACGTACCTTCCTTCGTCGAAGCGGCGAACCTTCTGAAAGTCGGGGGCCGCATCATCTTCACCGATATGTCGGGCCTCGCCTACCCCAGAGACGGCAAGGCGGAAGCCATGCGCGCATTGCTCACCAACGTCGAGGACGACGAACGTTTCGAACAGGCACTGACACCGACGGGCACCGGCATGCTGATTGCCGTGAAACGCTGA
- a CDS encoding response regulator transcription factor has translation MISVMIVDDQRPARMGFALMVAKDRELRVIGQAENGQAAIDMLASLSLVNKPLPDVMLMDVRMPVMDGIDATAAIKQQYPNIKILMLTTYDQDDYAFGALGAGASGFLLKDVHTADLCRAIHSVYEGDAILTPRITGEVIKRGIPKVNATAEQGELRERFATLGRRELEVASLVSEGLTNAEIAERLSIQPDSVKKTVSRILAKLDARERVNIAVLWYKAGMNSL, from the coding sequence ATGATTAGCGTCATGATTGTCGACGACCAGCGACCGGCCAGAATGGGATTCGCGCTGATGGTCGCGAAAGACCGCGAGCTTCGGGTGATCGGCCAAGCGGAAAACGGACAGGCGGCGATTGATATGCTTGCTTCGTTGAGCTTGGTCAATAAGCCATTGCCTGATGTAATGCTGATGGATGTGCGGATGCCGGTCATGGATGGCATAGACGCGACCGCCGCCATCAAGCAGCAGTATCCGAATATCAAGATTCTGATGCTGACCACCTATGACCAGGATGATTACGCCTTCGGAGCGTTGGGCGCAGGTGCTTCCGGTTTCCTTCTAAAAGATGTGCATACGGCCGATTTGTGTCGTGCCATTCATTCGGTCTATGAAGGCGACGCGATTCTCACACCGCGCATTACCGGCGAAGTAATCAAACGCGGGATTCCGAAGGTAAACGCCACAGCTGAACAAGGCGAGCTGCGCGAACGATTTGCGACGCTCGGCAGACGTGAACTTGAAGTCGCTTCGTTGGTAAGCGAGGGCTTGACCAATGCCGAAATCGCCGAACGTCTCAGCATCCAGCCTGATTCTGTCAAAAAGACGGTAAGCCGCATTCTCGCCAAGCTCGACGCTCGAGAACGCGTCAACATAGCCGTCCTCTGGTACAAGGCCGGCATGAATAGTCTTTGA
- a CDS encoding 2Fe-2S iron-sulfur cluster-binding protein, which translates to MSEDAMRGMNVTIRIQRFTPAPEREHARRHSSSPFGSKARGGSPFGSSPSRRRIRGKHFIQDYSIEALPSQTVLDCLLNIKRNIDPTLAFRYSCGHGICGSDAVSINGTPTLLCTAKIEDYVKVESNPAGDTKAPANEGFRSTGTTENTVDNTHTKTDAKTISENNNASHVGSNPADSNDSSYANNLSNSSNSNNLGNSNRLNDSSESQHTTPTPTVIEIAPLPGFPVLRDLIVDIDQMMNQIKKLEPYLKADGKLATTKDGKIDMFEYLQKPEELKHYELLSNCISCGVCEGSCPVYAGGEAFIGPATLIASSRFINDSRDNATNKRLDAIATADGITACQSVRACSRECPRGIDVGEEMWKLTERVKNHQK; encoded by the coding sequence ATGAGTGAAGATGCAATGCGCGGCATGAATGTGACCATACGAATCCAGCGGTTCACACCGGCACCGGAACGCGAACATGCCCGCCGTCACTCTTCCAGCCCATTCGGAAGCAAGGCGCGAGGCGGCAGTCCGTTCGGTTCCTCACCATCACGTCGCCGCATCCGCGGCAAACATTTCATCCAGGATTACAGCATCGAAGCGTTGCCCAGCCAGACCGTCCTCGACTGCCTGCTCAACATCAAACGCAACATCGACCCGACATTGGCGTTCCGCTATTCCTGCGGCCACGGCATCTGTGGCTCCGACGCCGTATCCATCAATGGCACACCGACACTGCTATGCACCGCCAAAATCGAGGACTATGTCAAAGTAGAATCGAATCCGGCTGGCGATACAAAGGCACCAGCAAACGAAGGATTCCGCTCGACCGGAACTACGGAAAATACAGTCGACAATACTCACACCAAAACCGATGCCAAAACGATTTCCGAGAACAATAATGCCTCGCATGTGGGCTCCAATCCCGCTGATTCCAACGATTCCAGCTATGCCAACAACCTCAGTAATTCCAGCAATTCCAATAACCTCGGCAATTCCAACAGACTCAACGACTCTTCTGAAAGTCAGCACACCACACCCACTCCTACCGTCATCGAAATCGCGCCTCTTCCCGGTTTCCCGGTTCTGCGGGACCTCATCGTCGACATCGACCAGATGATGAACCAGATCAAAAAGCTTGAGCCCTATCTGAAGGCGGACGGCAAGCTGGCCACCACCAAAGACGGCAAAATCGACATGTTCGAATACTTGCAAAAGCCCGAAGAACTCAAGCATTACGAATTGCTGAGCAACTGCATCTCGTGCGGCGTATGCGAAGGCAGCTGCCCGGTCTACGCCGGCGGCGAGGCGTTCATCGGCCCGGCAACACTCATCGCCTCTTCACGGTTCATCAACGATTCGCGTGATAACGCCACCAACAAACGTCTTGATGCCATCGCCACCGCAGACGGCATCACCGCCTGTCAGTCAGTTCGTGCCTGCAGCCGTGAGTGCCCCCGCGGCATCGATGTCGGCGAAGAAATGTGGAAACTAACCGAACGTGTTAAGAATCATCAGAAGTGA